Proteins from one Impatiens glandulifera chromosome 2, dImpGla2.1, whole genome shotgun sequence genomic window:
- the LOC124927563 gene encoding chaperone protein dnaJ 1, mitochondrial isoform X2, translated as MHRLSLLRFASRRLLRKNSQLGHFQKNVESAFDAELPLPFRLPFLHCRSLYNSSFVHLPADFTIPRRLATQRFIHATSSCYSKVRDCYEVLGVPKSAGQDEIKKAYHALAKKYHPDANKNSPAAKRKFQEIRDAYETLRNSGSREQYDNEHSRRSEDVKYSANDADDFRRTYGTQFSGSFRDVFSEIFENKFEDLPSDVQVEMSLSFAEAVQGCTKHLSFDANVVCDACYGHGYPPTAREITCPNCEGAGRVTIPPFSSTCGMCKGHGRIIKEYCRECRGSGTVEGVKEVKITIPGGVDTGDTIRVPKAGNPGRGGQASSLFIKIKVAEDSTFTRDGADLYVDTTISFTQAILGGKVDVPTLNGKEQIKIPKGVQHDQLVSLRGKGLPRSGYFVNRGDQYVRFRIKFPSAVNDRQRIILEEFAKEEIVQESDMSLTEQWIHQQLSTG; from the exons ATGCACAGATTGAGCTTGTTAAGGTTTGCGTCTCGACGTTTGCTCCGCAAAAACTCGCAGTTGGGGCATTTCCAGAAGAATGTAGAATCAGCTTTTGATGCAGAGCTGCCTTTGCCCTTTCGACTGCCATTTCTTCATTGCCGTT CTTTGTACAATAGCAGTTTTGTTCATTTACCAGCTGATTTCACAATTCCAAGGAGGTTGGCAACACAACGATTTATTCATGCAACAT CAAGCTGTTATTCCAAGGTACGTGATTGCTATGAAGTTCTGGGTGTACCAAAAAGTGCAGGCCAAGATGAGATTAAGAAGGCTTATCATGCA CTCGCCAAGAAGTATCATCCTGATGCAAACAAAAACAGTCCTGCTGCAAAGAGGAAATTCCAAGAGATAAGAGATGCTTATGAG ACTTTGCGAAATTCCGGAAGCAGAGAACAATATGACAAC GAACATTCTAGGAGATCAGAAGATGTAAAATATTCTGCAAATGATGCAGACGACTTTCGTCGGACTTATGGGACTCAATTCTCTGGCTCATTTCGTGATGTTTTCTCAGAG atatttgaaaataagtttgAGGATCTACCATCTGATGTCCAG GTTGAGATGTCTCTCTCATTTGCTGAAGCTGTTCAAGGATGCACAAAGCATCTGTCATTTGATGCAAATGTTGTTTGTGATGCTTGCT ATGGCCATGGCTACCCTCCAACGGCTAGGGAAATAACTTGTCCAAATTGTGAAGGTGCTGGGAGA gtTACAATACCTCCTTTTTCATCAACATGTGGTATGTGCAAAGGGCATGGGAGAATTATTAAG GAGTACTGCAGGGAATGCAGAGGATCAGGGACTGTAGAAGGAGTCAAGGAGGTAAAAATCACAATTCCAGGAG GTGTAGATACTGGGGATACCATTCGCGTTCCAAAAGCTGGTAATCCTGGACGAGGAGGTCAGGCTAGCAGCTTATTCATTAAGATAAAG GTTGCCGAAGATTCTACTTTTACTAGAGATGGCGCAGATTTATATGTTGACACAACTATTAGCTTTACACAA GCAATTCTTGGTGGGAAGGTTGATGTACCCACTCTTAATGGGAAGGAACAAATCAAG ATACCTAAGGGAGTTCAGCATGATCAACTTGTATCTCTAAGAGGCAAAG GTTTGCCCAGAAGTGGTTATTTTGTAAACCGTGGTGATCAGTATGTACGCTTTCGCATAAAATTCCCCAG TGCTGTAAATGACCGCCAACGCATCATCCTAGAAGAATTTGCAAAAGAGGAGATTGTTCAGGAAAGTGACATGTCTTTGACGGAACAATG GATTCATCAGCAGCTATCTACTGGTTGA
- the LOC124927563 gene encoding chaperone protein dnaJ 1, mitochondrial isoform X1 produces MHRLSLLRFASRRLLRKNSQLGHFQKNVESAFDAELPLPFRLPFLHCRSLYNSSFVHLPADFTIPRRLATQRFIHATSSCYSKVRDCYEVLGVPKSAGQDEIKKAYHALAKKYHPDANKNSPAAKRKFQEIRDAYETLRNSGSREQYDNEHSRRSEDVKYSANDADDFRRTYGTQFSGSFRDVFSEIFENKFEDLPSDVQVEMSLSFAEAVQGCTKHLSFDANVVCDACYGHGYPPTAREITCPNCEGAGRVTIPPFSSTCGMCKGHGRIIKEYCRECRGSGTVEGVKEVKITIPGGVDTGDTIRVPKAGNPGRGGQASSLFIKIKVAEDSTFTRDGADLYVDTTISFTQAILGGKVDVPTLNGKEQIKIPKGVQHDQLVSLRGKGLPRSGYFVNRGDQYVRFRIKFPSAVNDRQRIILEEFAKEEIVQESDMSLTEQWWQNINDHLANPTVKFAVLILTIFFVMKIIV; encoded by the exons ATGCACAGATTGAGCTTGTTAAGGTTTGCGTCTCGACGTTTGCTCCGCAAAAACTCGCAGTTGGGGCATTTCCAGAAGAATGTAGAATCAGCTTTTGATGCAGAGCTGCCTTTGCCCTTTCGACTGCCATTTCTTCATTGCCGTT CTTTGTACAATAGCAGTTTTGTTCATTTACCAGCTGATTTCACAATTCCAAGGAGGTTGGCAACACAACGATTTATTCATGCAACAT CAAGCTGTTATTCCAAGGTACGTGATTGCTATGAAGTTCTGGGTGTACCAAAAAGTGCAGGCCAAGATGAGATTAAGAAGGCTTATCATGCA CTCGCCAAGAAGTATCATCCTGATGCAAACAAAAACAGTCCTGCTGCAAAGAGGAAATTCCAAGAGATAAGAGATGCTTATGAG ACTTTGCGAAATTCCGGAAGCAGAGAACAATATGACAAC GAACATTCTAGGAGATCAGAAGATGTAAAATATTCTGCAAATGATGCAGACGACTTTCGTCGGACTTATGGGACTCAATTCTCTGGCTCATTTCGTGATGTTTTCTCAGAG atatttgaaaataagtttgAGGATCTACCATCTGATGTCCAG GTTGAGATGTCTCTCTCATTTGCTGAAGCTGTTCAAGGATGCACAAAGCATCTGTCATTTGATGCAAATGTTGTTTGTGATGCTTGCT ATGGCCATGGCTACCCTCCAACGGCTAGGGAAATAACTTGTCCAAATTGTGAAGGTGCTGGGAGA gtTACAATACCTCCTTTTTCATCAACATGTGGTATGTGCAAAGGGCATGGGAGAATTATTAAG GAGTACTGCAGGGAATGCAGAGGATCAGGGACTGTAGAAGGAGTCAAGGAGGTAAAAATCACAATTCCAGGAG GTGTAGATACTGGGGATACCATTCGCGTTCCAAAAGCTGGTAATCCTGGACGAGGAGGTCAGGCTAGCAGCTTATTCATTAAGATAAAG GTTGCCGAAGATTCTACTTTTACTAGAGATGGCGCAGATTTATATGTTGACACAACTATTAGCTTTACACAA GCAATTCTTGGTGGGAAGGTTGATGTACCCACTCTTAATGGGAAGGAACAAATCAAG ATACCTAAGGGAGTTCAGCATGATCAACTTGTATCTCTAAGAGGCAAAG GTTTGCCCAGAAGTGGTTATTTTGTAAACCGTGGTGATCAGTATGTACGCTTTCGCATAAAATTCCCCAG TGCTGTAAATGACCGCCAACGCATCATCCTAGAAGAATTTGCAAAAGAGGAGATTGTTCAGGAAAGTGACATGTCTTTGACGGAACAATG GTGGCAGAATATTAACGACCATCTTGCAAATCCAACGGTCAAGTTCGCTGTTTTAATCCTGACAATTTTCTTTGTCATGAAAATCATTGTATGA
- the LOC124924330 gene encoding putative clathrin assembly protein At4g40080, translated as MGRRQRKPLAGILKDKASLLKAILSFRRATSSVHTTVIKATAHGQSPAPDHYISAVLTIGEESRQSARACISAIMDRLHSTRDARVALKCLTLLHYIFSKGSSILKEQLSVYPSAGGRNFLNLSKFRDGRDAESWNLSSWVRWYAGFLETNLSVSRLFEKDLVEIEEFVKLVEEICNCPDDVFINGRNLVNEIMNLVVEDYGFTQRQILVRICKCRERIDEMDSGEAREIFGYLKRMEECKEKLIKMFVNRKRNDEFWEKVKELKMEVEKMMAAPADVKRILAPPYALVALPYRNEWRSGVAVN; from the coding sequence ATGGGCCGCCGACAAAGAAAACCTCTCGCCGGAATCCTCAAAGACAAAGCCTCACTTCTCAAAGCAATCCTTTCATTCCGACGCGCCACATCTTCCGTGCACACCACAGTCATTAAAGCCACCGCCCACGGCCAATCTCCGGCGCCGGACCACTATATCTCCGCCGTCTTAACAATCGGAGAAGAATCCCGTCAATCAGCCCGAGCCTGTATATCAGCAATAATGGACCGTCTCCATTCCACGCGCGACGCGCGTGTGGCTCTCAAATGTTTAACCCTCCTCCATTACATCTTCTCAAAAGGTTCCTCAATCTTAAAAGAACAACTCTCTGTTTACCCTTCAGCTGGGGGTAGAAATTTCCTTAATTTATCGAAGTTTCGCGATGGTAGGGATGCGGAATCGTGGAATTTGTCTTCTTGGGTTAGATGGTATGCTGGTTTTCTTGAAACTAATTTATCTGtttctagattatttgaaaaggatTTAGTTGAAATTGAAGAATTTGTTAAGTTGGTTGAAGAAATTTGTAATTGCCCagatgatgtttttattaatggAAGGAATTTAGTAAACGAGATAATGAATTTGGTTGTTGAGGATTATGGGTTTACTCAACGACAAATTCTGGTGAGAATTTGTAAGTGTAGAGAGAGAATTGATGAAATGGATTCCGGCGAGGCTAGAGAGATATTTGGGTATTTGAAGAGAATGGAAGAATGTAAAGAGAAATTGATTAAGATGTTTGTAAATAGGAAGAGAAATGATGAGTTTTGGGAGAAGGTGAAGGAATTGAAAATGGAGGTGGAGAAGATGATGGCGGCGCCGGCGGATGTGAAGAGAATTCTAGCGCCGCCGTATGCATTGGTGGCGCTGCCGTACCGGAATGAGTGGCGGAGTGGCGTGGCTGTTAACTGA
- the LOC124925819 gene encoding cytochrome c oxidase subunit 6b-1-like: MAEVEAAKGSGLSQDYLLKDKEENVVEIVTKPVEDEAEKPLETPSEEAPISQKPEETQPASENEPTVEAPPSPAIENDDKVADAGENTESSNESVGEATDEAAAAATESDENQVTEEEEKPEIQLETAPADFRFPTTNQTRHCFTRYIEYHRCVAAKGDDAPECDKFAKYYRSLCPGEWVDRWNEQRENGTFAGPL; this comes from the exons ATGGCGGAAGTCGAAGCCGCCAAAGGTTCAGGCCTATCCCAG GACTATCTGTTGAAGGACAAGGAAGAGAATGTGGTGGAAATAGTCACTAAACCTGTTGAAGATGAGGCGGAAAAACCTTTAGAAACTCCTTCTGAGGAAGCTCCTATCTCTCAGAAACCCGAGGAAACTCAACCTGCTAGTGAAAATGAGCCTACTGTGGAAGCCCCTCCTTCTCCTGCTATAGAAAATGATGATAAAGTAGCTGATGCTGGTGAAAATACTGAAAGTTCTAATGAAAGCGTCGGTGAAGCCACTGATgaagctgctgctgctgccaCTGAAAGTGATGAAAATCAAGTCACTGAAGAGGAGGAAAAACCTGAGATACAG CTTGAGACAGCACCAGCAGATTTCCGCTTTCCAACTACTAATCAAACAAGGCATTGTTTCACCCGGTATATTGAGTATCATCG TTGCGTAGCTGCTAAGGGTGATGATGCTCCGGAGTGTGATAAATTTGCCAAGTATTATCGTTCCCTTTGCCCGGGAGAATGg GTTGATAGATGGAACGAACAAAGAGAAAATGGAACATTTGCGGGTCCACTGTAA